The Fragaria vesca subsp. vesca linkage group LG2, FraVesHawaii_1.0, whole genome shotgun sequence genome includes a window with the following:
- the LOC101297216 gene encoding uncharacterized protein LOC101297216, translating to MASSSSSSSVANYQNIATLISLTVILLISPAHSLTCTSQFFSNKKLYSQCADLPTLSSYLHWSYDTANSTLAVAFVAPPAKPAGWIAWAINPTGTGMEGAQTLVAYKTASGAMAVKTFNISGYTGDSIVPGELAFEVWDTAAEASGDAFRLFAKMKVNTGQVNHVWQVGPSVSNAGFPAKHAFEEGNLQAKGTLTVTGTNTGVGAATGADPKMKNRNIHGILNAVSWGFLFPLGMIIARYMRVFPSADPAWFYLHVSCQLSAYAIGVAGWATGLKLGRGEYMNHRNIGITLFAFATVQMFALFLRPAKDHKYRLFWNIYHHSIGYAILILSIVNVFKGLDILNPAKQWKTTYIIILAVLGGIAVLLEAVTWIVVLKRRSSESTKPYDG from the exons ATGGCTTCTTCTTCTTCATCATCTTCTGTTGCTAATTACCAGAACATTGCCACGCTAATCTCACTGACTGTTATTCTCCTGATCTCACCCGCGCATTCCCTCACCTGCACCTCCCAGTTCTTCTCCAACAAAAAGCTCTACTCACAATGCGCCGACCTCCCCACCCTCAGCTCCTACCTCCACTGGTCCTACGACACCGCCAACTCCACCCTCGCCGTCGCCTTCGTCGCGCCGCCGGCCAAGCCCGCCGGATGGATCGCCTGGGCCATCAACCCCACCGGCACCGGCATGGAGGGCGCGCAAACGCTCGTCGCTTACAAAACCGCCTCTGGCGCCATGGCTGTCAAGACCTTCAACATCAGTGGTTACACCGGCGATTCCATCGTCCCCGGAGAACTTGCGTTCGAGGTCTGGGACACGGCCGCGGAGGCCTCAGGTGACGCGTTCAGGTTGTTTGCGAAGATGAAAGTGAATACTGGGCAGGTGAACCATGTCTGGCAGGTCGGGCCGTCGGTTTCGAATGCTGGGTTTCCGGCGAAGCATGCTTTTGAGGAAGGGAATCTTCAGGCCAAAGGGACTCTCACCGTGACCGGAACTAATACCGGTGTCGGCGCCGCCACCGGAGCCGATCCCAAGATGAAGAACCGGAAT ATTCATGGAATTCTGAATGCTGTGAGTTGGGGATTTTTGTTTCCATTGGGGATGATCATCGCAAGGTACATGAGGGTTTTTCCGTCTGCGGATCCTGCATGGTTTTATCTTCATGTATCCTGCCAATTATCTGCTTATGCCATCGGTGTCGCCGGCTGGGCCACCGGACTGAAGCTTGGAAGGGGTGAATACATGAACCACCGCAACATCGGAATTACGCTCTTCGCCTTTGCAACTGTGCAG ATGTTTGCATTGTTCTTGAGACCTGCTAAGGATCACAAGTACAGGCTCTTCTGGAACATTTACCACCACAGCATCGGATATGCGATTCTCATCCTTAGCATTGTGAATGTGTTCAAAGGCTTAGACATACTGAATCCTGCTAAGCAATGGAAAACGACTTACATAATAATCCTCGCTGTGTTGGGTGGGATCGCCGTACTCTTGGAAGCAGTCACTTGGATTGTTGTACTGAAGAGAAGGTCAAGTGAGTCCACCAAGCCATACGACGGATAA